GAAATCTGGGACGGCGACAAGGTCCGCGAAAAGGAACCGAACCTCAGCAAGGATATCAAAGGTGCTCTTTGGGCTCCGACTGCCGGCATCTGCTGGCCCTTCGGCATGGCCTTGGCCTTTGCTGAAAACGCCGTCATCAACGGTGCCGAAGTGCTTCGCGAATGCCAGGTAACGGGCATTACCGTAGAAAACGGCGCAGTGAAAGCCGTCGAAACGGACCAGGGCACGATTGAAACGAAATATGTCATCAATGCCGCCGGCGTCCATGCCGACGACGTAAGCCGTATGGCCGGCGACGATTCCTTTACCATCACGCCGCGCCGTGGCGAATACATCCTCTTTGACAAGACGGCGCAGAAAGACCTCGTATACTCGCCGATTTTCCCGACGCCGACGAAAATGGGCAAGGGCATCCTCGTCTGCGCGACGACTCACGGCAACGTATTCGTAGGCCCGAACGCCCACGACCTGGACGGCAGTGAAAAAGACGACACGGCCGTCACGATTCCGGGCATGAACGAAATCCTCGAAAAAGCCCGCAAACTCGTGCCGAACATTCCGGCCGGCGCAGCGATTACGGAATTTGCCGGCGTCCGCGCCGTATCCAGCACGGGCGATTTCATCATCGGCCACTCTGAAAAGACCAAGGGCCTCTTCCAGGCAGCCGGCATCCAGTCTCCGGGCCTGACGTCGGCCCCGGCTATCGCCAAGGCTATCGTAGGCGAAATCGTCGCCGAAACGGGCGCGGCGCAGAAGGAAGACTACAAGAAAGGCCGTCCGGCCCAGCCCTGCTTCCGCACCCTCAGCGATGACGACAAGAAAGCCCTCATCGCGAAGGACGCTGCATACGGCCGCGTCATCTGCCGCTGCGAAACGATTACGGAAGGCGAAATCATCGACGCCATCCGCCGCCCTGTAGGCGCGCGCACCGTCGACGGCGTAAAACGCCGCACCCGCGCCGGCATGGGCCGCTGCCAAGGCGGCTTCTGCGGTCCCCGCGTCACGCAGATTTTGGCTCGCGAACTGAACATCCCCGTAACGGAAGTTCGCAAGGAAATGAGAAAATCCTATATGTTCTACGATAAAGAAACTCAGAGCGGAGGTAAGGCATAATGGCTGAACAACTGTATGATATTATCATCGTCGGCGGCGGCCCGGCAGGTCTTTCGGCCGCATACAGCGCTTGGGAAAACGGCGCGAAGAAAATCCTCGTCCTCGAACGCGACCGCGAAGCGGGCGGCATTCTCCAGCAGTGCATCCACAACGGCTTCGGCCTGCATCACTTCAAGGAAGAGCTGACCGGCCCGGGCTACGCGCAGCGATGCTACGACCTGGTAAAGGATAAACCGGAAATCGAAATCCTCGTCGATACGATGGTTCTCGACGTCCATGAAGATAAAACCGTCACGGCTGTCAGCCCGAAACACGGCCTCATCACCGTACAGGGCAAGACGATCATCCTCACCATGGGCTGCCGCGAACGTACCCGCGGCGCCATCCGCACGCCGGGCTACCGTCCGGCCGGCGTATTCACTGCCGGCGCAGCGCAGCGCATGGTTAACATGGAAGGCTACCTGCCGGGCAAGAAGATCGTCATCCTCGGCAGCGGCGACATCGGCCTCATCATGGCCCGCCGCATGTCCCTCGAAGGCTGCAAGGTGCAGGCTGTTCTCGAAATCTGCCCCTTCTCCAACGGCCTGACCCGCAACATGGTACAGTGCCTGTACGACTACGACATTCCCTTGTACCTGTCCCATACGATTACGGCCATTCACGGCAAAGACCGCGTGACGGGCATTACGGCTGCTAAAGTCGACGACCATATGCAGCCCATTCCGGGTACGGAATTTGACATTGACTGCGACACGCTGCTCCTGTCTGTCGGCCTCATTCCGGAAAACGAATTGTCCCGCGGCTTAGGTCTCGCCATGCATCCGCTGACGAGCGGCCCCATCGTCGACCAGCACCGTGAAACGAGCATGCCCGGCATCTTCGCCGCCGGCAACGTCGTTCACGTTCACGACCTCGTCGACTTCGTATCGGAAGAAGCAGAAATCGCCGGCAAGTTCGCTGCCCTGAAGGCTCTGGGCCAAATGGAAGGCGAAGTCGCCGACGTCAAGGTCGAACCGGCCGACGAAGTACGCACCTGCGTGCCCCAGCACATCCGCGCCGCAGCCGAAGGCGAAACGGTCCGCTTGTTCATGCGCGTCCGCCGTCCTCTCAAGAAATGCCGCCTGACGGTTACGAGCGGCGACGACGTCTTAGTGAGCAGAGTCCTCCCTGTCGCTAAACCGAGCGAAATGATTGCCGTCAACGTGCCGGCTGACAAAGCGAAAGGCCATCATGCCGACTGGACTGTTTCCGTAAAGGAGGAAGCGTAACATGAGTGTAGAAACGAAACAACTGAACTGCATCAACTGCCCCATGGGCTGCCTGCTGACCGTTACCTTGACGGACGGCGCGATTACGGACGTAACGGGCAATACCTGCCCCCGCGGCGAAACATACGCCCATCAGGAATTGACCAATCCCCAGCGCATGCTGACCTCGACGGTACGCATTTCCGGCGGCGAGCTGCCTCTCCTGCCGGTCGTATCGAAATCGACCCTGCCGAAGGGCAAAATCCTCGAATGCGCCCAGGCGCTGCGGGCTGTTTCCATCGAAGCCCCCGTTAAGACCGGCGACGTCATCGTAGCCGATATCCTAGGCCTCGGCGTGGACATCGTAGCCAGCCGCGATATGGATAAGATTTAAGGAAGACGTAAGGAAGACGCAGTATATGCCAATATAATGCAACCTTCATCAAAGGACTGTCATGATAAGATCATGGCGGTCCTTTTCTTTTGCCCTGTTTGCAGGCGAAATGAAGGGCCTGCTTGTGATATAATATAGGAAAGGAAGACAGCCGAATGCCTACGACGATTAACCGGCTCAACGATTTTTATGTCAAGTATTTATTGGGAAGCGAGAAGCGCAAGCATTTGAGATCCACTTTTTGAACGCCGTCCTGTACGGCGACGATGCGCCGCAGATTGCCGACGTGTTCTTTCTCGACAAGGATTTGGACCCGGAGCGGGCGGACGGAAAGCCGGCCAAGCTCGATATACTGGCGAAAACCGATCAGGGGATGCTGATCAACGTCGAGGTGCAGGTGCGGCGGCAGGCTCATTTGGCCGAGCGGTTTTTATTCTATTGGGCGGAAATGTACGGCAGCCAGATGAAGCGGGGCGACGGCTACTACGCGCTGAAGCCGTCGGTGTCCATCATTCTGACGGAGTTTGACCATCTGCCGGAAGCAAGCTGGCACAATGCGTACTCTATCTGCAACGACGTATCCCGCAGGCGGCTGACCGATCATTTTGCCATGCACTTTATTGAATTGAAGAAGTTTACGTACAGCGACGTAAAGGCCCTCCATCGGCTGGGGCGCTGGACGGCGTACTTTTCCAACTGCGGAGACAGGGAAACGGAGGAATTAGCCATGAGCGATCCGGTAATGAAAGAAGTCGTACAGGCTGAAACGGCCTTTACAGAAGACGAAATCATGCGGAGAAAATATTCGCAGCGCGAAAAAGCCGTGAGAGACTATATTTCTGCTATGGATGAGGCGAGAAATGAAGGACTGCAAGAGGGAATCGTGCAGATGGCGGTAAAGATGTTGGAAAACGGAATCGACCGGCATACCGTAGCTGCCATCACTGGGGTGAGCGAACAGGAACTCGCAGCTTTGAAAACGGCTGCGGCAGGAGGCTGTGATGCATAAGGATACGACGATACCGGCGGCAGAGCCTTTTACGGAAGAGCAGATACAGCGGTGGCGCCGCTTGCAGCGCGAAAAGGCCGAGAGAGAGTATATTTCCGATATGGAGGAAGCAAGACGTGAAGGGCTGCGAGAAGGTTTTGAAAAAGGTATAAATGAAGCGATTAAGAAAGGTATAAAATTGGGGATTATGCAGGTGGCAGCCAACATGCTGGCTGTCGGCATGGATATCCGTCAAGTCGCCAGTATTACGGAGCTGAGCGAAGCGGAACTGGATGCCTTGAAACGCGGCGTATAATAAATCTATAATATAAAACAAGACGTTCCCATGACGGCTGCCGCAATGCGGCCTGTTAGGGAACGTCTTGTTTTTGTATGGTTCGCAGGATATATGATACTGCCTATCCTTGCGTTATTATATTATATATGTATATTACAGCTTGATGAATCCCGGCGTCGAGAGATAGCGGTCGCCGTTGTCCGGCAGGACGGCTACGATGGTCTTGCCGGCGTTTTCCGGCCGCTTGGCGATTTCTGCCGCGGCATGGAGGGCTGCGCCGCCGGAAATGCCGATGAGGAGGCCTTCGGCTTTTGTAAAGGCCTGGGCTGCCGTATAGGCTTCGTCTGTCGTGACGGCAGCTACTTCGTCGTAAATGGTCTTGTCGAGGGTTTCGGGGACGAAATTCGCGCCGATGCCCTGCAGCTTATGGGGGCCGGCGTGGCCTTCGGACAGGAGCGGCGAATCGGCTGGTTCGACGGCTACGACCTGAACGGACGGCTTTTGTCCCTTCAGATATTGTCCCGTGCCGCTCAGGGTACCGCCCGTGCCGACGCCGGCGACGAGGATATCGACGGCTCCGTCCGTATCGTCGTAGATTTCCGGGCCTGTCGTGGCCTTGTGGATGGCCGGGTTGGCCGGATTGATAAACTGGCCGGGAATAAAGCCGTGCAGCTCTTTGGCTAA
This region of Megasphaera stantonii genomic DNA includes:
- a CDS encoding NAD(P)/FAD-dependent oxidoreductase, yielding MTKQADVVVIGGGITGAAILYELAKYNLRAVLVEQEPELAAGTTKANSAILHAGFDAPTGSMKARMNVEGNAMYHELKDELDLEIEWTGSFVAAVDDEEMSVLQELLERGQANGVPGLEIWDGDKVREKEPNLSKDIKGALWAPTAGICWPFGMALAFAENAVINGAEVLRECQVTGITVENGAVKAVETDQGTIETKYVINAAGVHADDVSRMAGDDSFTITPRRGEYILFDKTAQKDLVYSPIFPTPTKMGKGILVCATTHGNVFVGPNAHDLDGSEKDDTAVTIPGMNEILEKARKLVPNIPAGAAITEFAGVRAVSSTGDFIIGHSEKTKGLFQAAGIQSPGLTSAPAIAKAIVGEIVAETGAAQKEDYKKGRPAQPCFRTLSDDDKKALIAKDAAYGRVICRCETITEGEIIDAIRRPVGARTVDGVKRRTRAGMGRCQGGFCGPRVTQILARELNIPVTEVRKEMRKSYMFYDKETQSGGKA
- a CDS encoding NAD(P)/FAD-dependent oxidoreductase, giving the protein MAEQLYDIIIVGGGPAGLSAAYSAWENGAKKILVLERDREAGGILQQCIHNGFGLHHFKEELTGPGYAQRCYDLVKDKPEIEILVDTMVLDVHEDKTVTAVSPKHGLITVQGKTIILTMGCRERTRGAIRTPGYRPAGVFTAGAAQRMVNMEGYLPGKKIVILGSGDIGLIMARRMSLEGCKVQAVLEICPFSNGLTRNMVQCLYDYDIPLYLSHTITAIHGKDRVTGITAAKVDDHMQPIPGTEFDIDCDTLLLSVGLIPENELSRGLGLAMHPLTSGPIVDQHRETSMPGIFAAGNVVHVHDLVDFVSEEAEIAGKFAALKALGQMEGEVADVKVEPADEVRTCVPQHIRAAAEGETVRLFMRVRRPLKKCRLTVTSGDDVLVSRVLPVAKPSEMIAVNVPADKAKGHHADWTVSVKEEA
- a CDS encoding DUF1667 domain-containing protein is translated as MSVETKQLNCINCPMGCLLTVTLTDGAITDVTGNTCPRGETYAHQELTNPQRMLTSTVRISGGELPLLPVVSKSTLPKGKILECAQALRAVSIEAPVKTGDVIVADILGLGVDIVASRDMDKI
- the cysK gene encoding cysteine synthase A, with protein sequence MKKIYTSILDLIGRTPLLEPARFNAAQSVGARLLVKLEAFNPGGSAKDRIAKAMIEDAEAKGLLKPGTVIIEPTSGNTGIGLAAVAAAKGYKAIFTMPETMSVERRKLIAAYGADIVLTEGAKGMQGAVDKAEELAKELHGFIPGQFINPANPAIHKATTGPEIYDDTDGAVDILVAGVGTGGTLSGTGQYLKGQKPSVQVVAVEPADSPLLSEGHAGPHKLQGIGANFVPETLDKTIYDEVAAVTTDEAYTAAQAFTKAEGLLIGISGGAALHAAAEIAKRPENAGKTIVAVLPDNGDRYLSTPGFIKL